The following coding sequences are from one Halobaculum sp. XH14 window:
- a CDS encoding ABC transporter permease subunit, translated as MGLSAVGRKDFHDSIRSFSLVGLTLLFALFATGLAAIQFVPPVYRDAALGTDTLALLNSMRQPTVFLVPLIGLVLAYDAVAGERESGSLRLLLGLPNSRADVVFGKFVGRTGVIAVSILVGYAVAGAVALLTYDTFDVSVFARLTLITVLYGAVYVALATGFSAGMASRMRAFVGAGALYSLFLLGWDVLLYLLQLAVYGQEIPEAGLPDWFLLLGLLNPSTAFMHAARAVIPEYAELSVYPSGGAFYLQDWMGFVVLGLWTAVPLAFGYLRFEGLDVH; from the coding sequence ATGGGTCTGTCCGCCGTCGGCAGGAAGGACTTCCACGACTCGATCCGCTCGTTCTCCCTGGTGGGGCTCACCCTCCTGTTCGCGCTGTTCGCGACCGGGCTCGCCGCGATCCAGTTCGTCCCGCCCGTGTACCGGGACGCCGCGCTCGGGACGGACACGCTGGCGCTGCTGAACAGCATGCGACAGCCGACGGTGTTCCTGGTCCCGCTGATCGGGCTCGTCCTGGCGTACGACGCCGTCGCCGGCGAGCGGGAGAGCGGCAGCCTTCGACTCCTGCTCGGGCTTCCCAACTCCAGGGCCGACGTCGTGTTCGGCAAGTTCGTCGGCCGAACCGGCGTGATCGCCGTGTCGATACTGGTCGGGTACGCCGTGGCGGGGGCGGTCGCGCTCCTCACCTACGACACGTTCGACGTCTCGGTGTTCGCCCGCCTCACGCTGATTACGGTGCTCTACGGCGCGGTATACGTCGCGCTCGCGACCGGCTTCTCGGCGGGAATGGCCTCCCGGATGCGGGCGTTCGTCGGCGCCGGCGCGCTGTACTCGCTGTTCCTGCTGGGCTGGGACGTCCTCCTGTATCTCCTCCAGCTCGCGGTCTACGGGCAGGAGATCCCGGAGGCCGGGTTGCCGGACTGGTTCCTCTTGCTCGGGCTGCTCAACCCCTCGACGGCGTTCATGCACGCCGCCAGGGCCGTCATCCCGGAGTACGCCGAGCTCTCCGTTTACCCGTCCGGGGGCGCGTTCTACCTCCAGGACTGGATGGGCTTCGTGGTCCTCGGGCTCTGGACCGCGGTTCCGCTCGCGTTCGGCTACCTGCGCTTTGAGGGGCTGGA
- a CDS encoding TOBE domain-containing protein, whose product MDLEVDVDTQLDGAGVQFGERDAELLRAVHEHGSLNGAATALGRSYSRSQRRVVELEDAFGRLVDRQRGGSGGGGSSLTDAADRLLAEFDRVAAEFTDLTELEETVLDGTVVETDGELGTVETDAGPVRAIVPASARDVRLAVRADAITLHAPGSVPGTETSARNRFNGEVREVTEGDALALVVVDVGADADLTVLVTRTSVDTLALAPDSPVVASFKATATRAFPAGSYGQD is encoded by the coding sequence ATGGACCTCGAGGTCGACGTGGACACGCAACTGGACGGGGCGGGGGTGCAGTTCGGCGAGCGCGACGCGGAGCTGCTCCGGGCGGTCCACGAGCACGGGTCGCTCAACGGCGCGGCGACCGCGCTGGGACGGTCCTACTCCCGCTCGCAGCGCCGCGTCGTCGAACTGGAGGACGCGTTCGGACGGCTGGTCGACCGCCAGCGCGGTGGGTCCGGCGGCGGCGGGAGTTCACTGACCGACGCGGCCGACCGGCTCCTCGCGGAGTTCGACCGGGTGGCCGCCGAGTTCACCGACCTGACCGAACTCGAGGAGACGGTGCTCGACGGCACGGTCGTCGAGACGGACGGGGAACTCGGGACGGTCGAGACGGACGCGGGGCCCGTCCGGGCGATCGTCCCCGCCTCCGCCCGGGACGTTCGGCTGGCGGTCCGGGCCGACGCCATCACGCTCCACGCGCCCGGAAGCGTCCCGGGGACGGAGACGAGCGCCCGGAACCGGTTCAACGGCGAGGTCCGCGAGGTCACCGAGGGCGACGCGCTCGCGCTGGTCGTCGTCGACGTCGGCGCCGACGCCGACCTGACCGTCCTCGTGACCCGGACGAGCGTCGACACCCTCGCGCTCGCCCCGGACTCGCCGGTCGTCGCCTCGTTCAAGGCGACCGCGACGCGGGCGTTCCCGGCGGGCTCGTACGGCCAGGACTGA
- a CDS encoding extracellular solute-binding protein: MRKQRPEGGGRSRRRFLRATGVAGAAGLAGCLRGWSPAGATGDDAGEESPTVAVLSAGSLQHALERGLEPAVDVPVRIESHGSATVARLIDEGQRDPDIVTVADTALFERPLSPPWYSVFTSNAVVLAYNPDTAGGRRVAGASPERWYEPLVEREVRLGRTDPDQDPLGYRTLFALELASRYYDDAPDLRERIPRREQIYPETGLLSRFETGSIDAAFAYRNMAVERDYEYVALPDEIDLGDPGYDDGWYSTVSYELPSGQVVRGGPIEYASTIRRMSDAARSVFAVHTTGSYLAESGFVGSDRFPRYEGAVPDEVRRATDGSNGSRSNRPPTERAPGDAVSEITVLI, from the coding sequence GTGCGGAAACAACGACCGGAAGGGGGCGGCCGTTCGCGCCGGCGGTTCCTGCGAGCGACCGGCGTGGCGGGCGCGGCCGGGCTTGCGGGCTGTCTGCGCGGCTGGTCGCCCGCGGGGGCGACCGGAGACGACGCCGGCGAGGAGTCGCCGACCGTCGCCGTCCTCTCGGCTGGCAGCCTCCAGCACGCGCTCGAACGCGGGCTCGAACCCGCGGTCGACGTCCCGGTCCGGATCGAGTCGCACGGCTCGGCGACCGTCGCCCGGCTGATCGACGAGGGGCAGCGCGACCCCGACATCGTCACCGTCGCCGACACGGCGCTGTTCGAGCGGCCGCTGTCGCCGCCGTGGTACTCGGTGTTCACGAGCAACGCCGTCGTCCTCGCGTACAACCCCGACACGGCGGGCGGACGCCGGGTCGCCGGCGCGAGCCCCGAGCGGTGGTACGAGCCGCTGGTCGAGCGCGAGGTGCGGCTCGGCCGGACCGACCCCGACCAGGACCCGCTGGGCTATCGCACGCTGTTCGCGCTCGAACTCGCCTCGCGGTACTACGACGACGCGCCGGACCTGCGGGAGCGAATCCCGCGCCGGGAGCAGATCTACCCCGAGACGGGGCTGCTCAGCCGGTTCGAGACCGGCTCGATCGACGCCGCGTTCGCCTACCGGAACATGGCCGTCGAGCGCGACTACGAGTACGTCGCCCTCCCGGACGAGATCGACCTGGGCGACCCGGGGTACGACGACGGCTGGTACTCGACGGTCTCCTACGAACTGCCGAGCGGACAGGTCGTCCGCGGCGGGCCCATCGAGTACGCGTCGACGATCCGCCGGATGAGCGACGCCGCGCGCTCGGTGTTCGCCGTCCACACGACGGGCTCGTACCTCGCGGAGTCCGGGTTCGTGGGCAGCGACCGGTTCCCGCGCTACGAGGGCGCGGTCCCCGACGAGGTGCGGCGGGCGACGGACGGATCGAACGGCAGCCGATCGAACCGCCCGCCGACCGAACGCGCGCCCGGCGACGCCGTCTCGGAAATCACGGTCCTGATCTGA